AAGAGGTCGCACTTCCGACAGATCTGTCGGCCGGTCGGCGCGCCGCAGCGCTCGCACTCGCCGTAGTCGGGCGCCTTGGCCCCGCCGAACGCCGACGCCGCCAGCGCCGCGAACTGCTCGTAGCCGGCCATGATCGAGTGGCGCGTCCCCGGATGGTTGTCCTCCATCTCGAGCAGTAGCTCCTGGACCTCCCCGCGATAGGCCTCCTCGGCGTGGGGACACTCCGTGATGTGCGCGGGCAGGTCCCGCAGGTGGGCGTACAGCGCCACCTCCTTCTCGGGCACGTCCCGCAGCGGTTTGGCCCGTGGGACGTGGTGGTCCTGTGCGTGGCGCGGGCGCTCGGTCGGGTCCGCCGGCGGGTCGACGGGGTCGCCGTGTCGGTCCTCCTCGGGGAACGGCCCCAGCGACGCGTCGTAGTGACTGGCCATCTGCTCGACGTCACCCTCGAAGACGTTCATCAGCGCGGTCTGGGCTTCGTCGTCTAAGTTGTGACCGGTCAGCAGCTTGTCCGCGCCGAGCGTCTCGGCGTAGCGTTCGAGAGCGTCGCGGCGGAAGACGCCGCAGTAGGCGCAGGCGGCCATTCCCTCGGGGTCCTCCTCGACCACGTCGTCCATCCGGACGCCGAACTCCTCGGCGTAGGAGACGACCTCGTGGCGCAGGTCGAGGTCGGTCGTCAGTTCCTCGCAGGCGTCGATCGACTCGTCGCGGTAGCCCTCGATCCCCTCGTGGATCGACAGCGCGACGAGGTCGATCCGAGGGTCCTCGTGGAAGGTGTCGTGGAGGATCTCGGTGAGGACGACCGAGTCCTTCCCGCCGGAGAGCCCGATCACCCAGGTCTCGGGGTCGTCGGGCGTCGCCGAGCGAGGGATCAGGTTGTCCTCGCGGACGCGGCGGCGGACCCGGGTCTCGACGGTCCGACAGAGGTGCTCCTCACAGAGGTGCAGCCCCGAGTAGGCGGCGTGCATCACCGCCGACTCGCCGCACTTGTCGCAGTCCATCGCCCCGACCTACCGGGGCGACGGTCCTCAGGGTTTCGTTCCCGGCTCACCCCCGTCGGGGCCCAGACGCAGAGACTCCCGCGTTCGGCGGGCACCCGGTTCGCCGGTCACTCGGCGGTCGGCCCGTCGGCGGGTTCGGTGGGGACGACGACGGTGACGGTCGTCCCGCCGTCGACGGTGACGGACAGCTCGCCGTCGCACCAGTGGACGAGCCAGGTGACCAGCCAGAGGCCAAGTCCCGCCCCGTGCTGAGTGGGCGTCTCGACGAAGCTATCGGTGAGGACGCGCCGCTCGACGGCGGGCATCCCCGGACCGTCGTCGGCGACCGTGAACGTCACCGTGCCGTCGTCGACCGCCGCCTCGATCTCGACCGTGGGCGTGGGTGCCTCGTTGTGCGCGATCGCGTTGCGCGCGAGTTCGTCGAGCGCCACCAGCAGCAGGTCGCCGTTGGGGACCGCGACCGGTTCTTCGGGAGCCGGCGCTCGCACGTCCGCGTGCGGGAACTCTTCGCGGAGCGTCGTCGCCACGTCTTCGACGACGGCACCGGCTCCACGGGTCGCCGCCTCGTCCGGGCGGGCGCCCAGCGACGACTCGATGGCGCGGGCGTGGTCGGCCAGGTCCAGCAGCGACTCGCCGCGCCGGCGGATGCGGTCCGCTTCCGCCGCGGTCGTCTCGTCGTCGGTGCGCTCGGCGATGCGGTCGGCGTTGCCGACGACGACGGTCATCGCGTTGCGGAGATTGTGGCGCAACACGCGGTTGAGGACCAGCACCTCGGTGCGCCGCTGGGCGAGTACCTCGCTCAGGTCGTTGAACCGCCACTCGAGTTCGGTCCACTCGGTCGCGCCCGTCAGCGAGACGGTCGACCCGTAATCGCCGTCGG
This DNA window, taken from Halosimplex litoreum, encodes the following:
- the ncsA gene encoding tRNA 2-thiolation protein NcsA; protein product: MDCDKCGESAVMHAAYSGLHLCEEHLCRTVETRVRRRVREDNLIPRSATPDDPETWVIGLSGGKDSVVLTEILHDTFHEDPRIDLVALSIHEGIEGYRDESIDACEELTTDLDLRHEVVSYAEEFGVRMDDVVEEDPEGMAACAYCGVFRRDALERYAETLGADKLLTGHNLDDEAQTALMNVFEGDVEQMASHYDASLGPFPEEDRHGDPVDPPADPTERPRHAQDHHVPRAKPLRDVPEKEVALYAHLRDLPAHITECPHAEEAYRGEVQELLLEMEDNHPGTRHSIMAGYEQFAALAASAFGGAKAPDYGECERCGAPTGRQICRKCDLLDALEAV